In Lycium ferocissimum isolate CSIRO_LF1 chromosome 11, AGI_CSIRO_Lferr_CH_V1, whole genome shotgun sequence, a single genomic region encodes these proteins:
- the LOC132037444 gene encoding protein GRIM REAPER, translated as MASIFLKFTAILCFIFPFLLISSTSKADQNSAFLYDDESEDINDDEYYTLDTPFSNLRTKYPITKIRKGASCDAKSNNICDGVSANNGTSMLYCCKKHCRNILGDMNNCGQCQKKCKFGQRCCGGVCTDVVYNPLHCGKCNKACLPGVKCDFGYCGYA; from the coding sequence ATGGCATCCATTTTCCTCAAATTCACTGCCATTCTCTGTTTCATTTTCCCCTTTCTCCTTATATCATCAACGTCGAAAGCTGATCAAAACTCTGCTTTTCTCTACGACGATGAATCTGAAGACATCAATGACGATGAATATTACACTCTTGACACTCCGTTTTCTAATTTGAGGACCAAGTACCCCATAACCAAAATCAGGAAGGGAGCGAGCTGTGACGCGAAAAGCAACAATATTTGCGATGGGGTGTCGGCGAATAATGGGACGAGCATGCTTTATTGCTGCAAGAAGCATTGTCGAAATATACTTGGTGACATGAATAATTGTGGACAATGTCAGAAGAAATGTAAGTTCGGACAACGTTGTTGTGGTGGTGTTTGTACTGATGTGGTCTATAATCCTCTGCATTGCGGAAAATGTAACAAAGCTTGCTTGCCTGGGGTTAAATGTGATTTTGGATATTGCGGTTATGCTTAA
- the LOC132037036 gene encoding dynamin-related protein 5A, with protein sequence MATPTKTPTSTSISKKHHHNKHHSSDPNRSSSEFKDRFEAYNRLQAAAVAFGEKLPIPEIVAIGGQSDGKSSLLEALLGFRFNVREVEMGTRRPLIMQMVHDPTALEPRCRFQEEDSEEYGSPIVLASAIADTIKSRTESLLKRTRAAVSSQPIVMRAEYAHCPNLTIIDTPGFVLKAKKGEPERTPDEILSMVKSLASPPHRIILFLQQSSVEWCSSLWLDTIREIDPTFRRTVIVVSKFDNRLKEFTDRWEVDRYLSASGYLGENTRPFFVALPKDRGTISNDEFRRQISQVDAEMLHYLRDSVKGGFDEDKYRSYIGFGCLRDFLEAELQRRYKEAAPATLALLEQRCGEVTAEIARMECKINATSDVAHLRKSAMLHAATLCNHVEALIDGAADPAPEQWGKTTEEERSESGIGSWPSVIAEIKPPNATLRLYGGAAFERVMHEFRCATYSIKCPPVSREKVANILLAHTGRGGGRGITEAAAEIARAAARSWLAPLLDTACDRLAFVLGNLFEISIEKNHGHDSNHGHRSVDMEGYIGFHAALRQSYNHFMKDLSKECKQLLRHHLDSVTSPYSHVCYENNFIIGSFSSGSMYQLNQASAGPLCLELSDGGPALRKEAMKGQENLPPEKNTQEITPGKVTENREALRECQMTVPETPSPDQPSDGNYGIKRELGNCVEVGARKRHPRITGNARNIGQNGESLLFGNGDNISRPVSTYAEICSSAAQHFARIREVLVERSVASTLNSGFLTPCRERLFVALGLDLFAVNDEKFMDMFVAPGAIDSLENERQSLQKRQKILHSCLNEFKSVARAL encoded by the exons ATGGCTACGCCAACCAAAACCCCAACTAGTACTTCCATTTCCAAAAAACACCACCACAACAAGCACCATTCATCCGATCCAAACAGATCGAGTTCCGAATTCAAGGACCGATTCGAAGCCTACAATCGCCTTCAAGCAGCCGCCGTGGCGTTCGGTGAGAAACTTCCGATTCCTGAAATAGTTGCCATTGGCGGACAATCTGATGGGAAAAGTTCACTCCTTGAAGCCTTATTGGGTTTCCGGTTCAATGTTCGAGAAGTTGAAATGGGTACCCGAAGACCTCTTATAATGCAAATGGTTCATGACCCGACCGCTTTAGAGCCTCGTTGCCGCTTTCAG GAGGAGGATTCAGAAGAATATGGAAGTCCTATTGTCTTGGCCTCTGCAATTGCGGATACCATAAAGTCTCGGACTGAATCACTTTTGAAAAGGACTAGAGCCGCAGTCTCTTCACAGCCCATTGTGATGAGAGCAGAATATGCCCATTGTCCTAATCTTACAATCATTGATACACCTGGCTTTGTTCTAAAA GCGAAGAAAGGTGAACCAGAGAGAACACCTGATGAGATTTTATCCATGGTGAAGTCACTAGCCAGTCCGCCCCATCGAATTATTCTGTTCCTTCAGCAAAGCAGTGTGGAATGGTGCTCATCTTTATGGCTGGACACTATTAGAGAGATTGATCCAACCTTTAGGAGGACAGTGATTGTTGTCTCCAAATTCGATAACCGGCTCAAG GAGTTCACTGACCGCTGGGAAGTAGATCGGTATTTGAGTGCAAGTGGTTATCTTGGGGAGAATACTCGTCCCTTTTTTGTCGCCTTGCCTAAGGATCGAGGCACAATTTCCAATGATGAGTTTCGCCGTCAAATATCTCAAGTGGACGCAGAGATGTTACACTATTTGCGTGATAGTGTTAAAGGTGGGTTTGATGAAGACAAATACAGGTCCTATATTGGGTTTGGTTGTCTAAGAGATTTTTTGGAGGCTGAGCTCCAGAGAAGATACAAAGAAGCTGCACCAGCAACACTTGCTCTGCTTGAACAGCGATGTGGCGAAGTCACTGCTGAAATAGCTAGAATGGAGTGCAAGATAAATGCAACATCTGATGTTGCACATCTTCGGAAATCTGCCATGTTGCATGCTGCCACTTTATGCAATCATGTG GAGGCACTTATTGATGGTGCAGCAGATCCAGCCCCTGAGCAATGGGGGAAAACAACCGAGGAGGAACGGTCAGAGAGCGGTATCGGCAGTTGGCCTAGTGTTATAGCTGAGATTAAACCTCCAAATGCGACCCTTCGCCTTTATGGTGGTGCTGCCTTTGAGAGGGTGATGCATGAATTCCGATGCGCAACATATTCAATTAAATGTCCCCCTGTGTCAAGGGAGAAG GTGGCTAACATTTTGCTTGCTCATACTGGCCGTGGTGGGGGTAGAGGAATTACTGAGGCAGCGGCAGAGATTGCACGAGCTGCAGCTCGATCTTGGCTTGCTCCTCTTCTTGACACAGCTTGTGATCGTTTGGCCTTTGTTTTGGGCAACCTCTTCGAGATTTCTATTGAGAAAAATCATGGACATGACTCCAACC ATGGACATAGATCAGTGGATATGGAAGGATACATTGGTTTTCATGCCGCTCTAAGGCAATCCTACAACCATTTCATGAAAGATCTATCCAAAGAGTGCAAACAACTACTCCGTCATCATCTTGATTCAGTTACAAGCCCATATTCTCATGTCTGCTACGAGAACAACTTCATAATCGGGAGTTTCTCCTCTGGCTCAATGTACCAATTAAATCAAGCCTCAGCTGGTCCATTATGTCTCGAGCTATCTGATGGGGGGCCTGCATTGCGCAAAGAAGCTATGAAAGGCCAAGAAAACTTGCCCCCTGAAAAAAATACTCAGGAAATCACACCTGGAAAAGTTACAGAAAACAGGGAGGCCCTACGAGAATGCCAAATGACTGTGCCCGAAACCCCATCTCCTGACCAACCTTCCGATGGAAATTATGGTATCAAAAGAGAACTTGGAAATTGTGTCGaggttggagcaagaaaacgcCACCCTAGGATTACAGGCAATGCTAGAAATATTGGCCAAAATGGTGAGAGCCTATTGTTTGGGAATGGGGACAACATATCAAGACCGGTCTCTACTTATGCAGAGATATGCTCATCAGCTGCCCAGCATTTTGCTCGCATACGTGAAGTTCTGGTAGAGCGCAGCGTGGCATCAACATTGAATTCTGGATTTTTAACTCCATG TCGAGAACGGCTTTTTGTAGCACTTGGGTTGGACTTGTTTgctgtaaatgatgaaaaattcatggacATGTTTGTCGCACCTGGAGCTATAGATTCTCTAGAAAATGAGCGGCAATCACTTCAGAAGCGACAGAAAATCCTGCATTCTTGCTTGAATGAGTTCAAAAGTGTGGCTAGAGCACTTTGA
- the LOC132036637 gene encoding VQ motif-containing protein 4: MLVRTKSQKQKQITSNPFHSFHHSLVFHSNNFAFSKNSSSMEMTSRIQDRENHQLPINSPRSNNGASPTSNNSNGSVIQNPTPPLTPKTISTRSETTNPYPTTFVQADTNSFKQVVQMLTGSSETAKQASVPDLSSSSNSNSTKSSIPPIRTAPKKPGFKLYERRNSLKNGLMISPLIPGIHAHNSSSSFSPRNKPEILSPSILDFPSLALSPVTPLNEDTFSKSSSPLTTNNVSEEDKAIAEKKFYLHPSPRRTPRDNEPQLLPLFPVSSPRVSGSN; this comes from the coding sequence ATGCTAGTACGTACAAAGTCacaaaaacaaaagcaaattaCTAGTAATCCTTTTCATTCTTTCCACCATAGCCTTGTTTTTCACTCCAACAACTTTGCTTTCtccaaaaattcttcttcaatggAAATgacttcaagaattcaagatagAGAGAACCACCAATTACCCATAAACTCACCAAGAAGCAATAATGGAGCAAGTCCAACAAGCAACAACAGCAATGGATCAGTTATCCAAAATCCAACACCACCATTAACTCCCAAAACAATTTCAACTAGATCTGAAACAACTAACCCATATCCAACAACCTTTGTTCAAGCTGACACTAACTCCTTCAAACAAGTTGTTCAAATGTTAACCGGATCCTCAGAAACAGCAAAACAAGCATCCGTGCCAGATCTATCCTCATCTTCAAACTCAAATTCAACAAAAAGTTCAATTCCACCTATCCGAACAGCCCCAAAAAAACCAGGTTTTAAACTGTATGAAAGAAGAAACAGTTTAAAAAATGGGCTCATGATTAGTCCATTAATACCTGGAATTCATGCTCATAATTCAAGTTCTAGTTTTTCTCCAAGAAACAAGCCAGAGATTTTGTCACCAAGCATTCTTGATTTTCCGTCACTTGCTTTAAGTCCAGTTACGCCGTTAAATGAAGACACGTTTAGTAAGTCTTCTTCGCCTTTAACGACGAATAATGTTAGTGAAGAAGATAAAGCTATTGCTGAGAAGAAGTTTTATTTGCATCCTTCACCAAGGAGAACACCAAGAGATAATGAGCCACAGCTATTGCCTTTGTTTCCTGTGAGTTCACCGAGAGTTTCTGGATCGAATTGA